The window CTCTTCATGATTAATTCTACTGAAAAGGTCTAAAATGATGAGCTTTCTGTGGCTGTATTGGTCTTCCAGAAATGTATTCAGAGATTCGTTCCATACGGAGAGCAGCCAGTATACCTGTTGATGCCATTTTTCCTGTTCCGAATAGATATTGATATGTTGCAGGATGTTGATGAGAAGGTATAATTTTAAATATTTATGAAGGGTTTCTATTTCAAAATTGAATACAGAGTTGTTTTTGATCATTATTTCTCTGTAGATTTCTTTCCAGCATTTCTTTCCAATCAGAATATTATTTTGAATGATAAAATGGAAATAATCAAAGCCTTGCGAGCGATTAAAAGCAGCCAGCTCCCAGTCATAAATTCCAAGTTTTTCATTTCCGATATTGGTATTCCATGCTGTAAAATCACCGTGTGAGAATCTTAGGCTGATTTCTTCCTGTTCAGGTAAAGAATTTAAAATATCTTTGATTTTTTGGAAAAAATTCGGAGGAAACCTTTTATCCTGAGTTTCATAAAACTGCTTTTTCAAATCCTTAAGCAGCTTCCACTCTCCTATTTTTATTTTCCCTGAAAAAAAGGAATCCAGTTCTTTAAGAGCTTTCATATGCAATACTCCCAAAGCTGCAGTCTGATTTTGTTTTTTACAGATATCACTGGTCCTTAAGACTCTATCATTTAAAAGACTGGCCATAGGAATCTCGTAAAACTTTCCTGCCGGTAATGTCTTTAATATCTCCCATTCCTGCTGAATAAGCTGACGGGATGTTTCTGAATTCGCTATTTTATAAAAATATTTTTGATAGTATAAAATAAGCTTATTATTAGGTCCGGCTGTCCCTGTAAAAAGAGCCCATTCTTCCTGAAGGTTACAAATGGGAGCAATGATAGGATCGTCATAATACAGCTTTGCTTTTTTGAACAGAATATGCTGTAATTTCATAAAGAAAACTAGTCTGATTAATGCTGCTGTTAATAATGAAGAGAAAGAAGATGTGGAGTAAAATTTCAGGAATACAGGATTTACATTTTTAGCATTCCAAATCCATCGCAATGTTCCATCTGTATTTTTGATAGACAATACGGTTATTTTTTTTTGGTATTCATCTGGATGTAGAGAAACCTGATATCCTAAATTTTTAAATACGTTTTCCATGATAATAAGTTGTCTGTACCAAAGTATAAGATAAAATTGAACCTAATTTTCAATATGTTGATTTTCAGTATTTTAATTGCGTTTTACTTGTGGTTTTATTCCAGATTATGGAATAAGAATTTTATTTCTGGAATAAATCCGGCCGTTTTCTGTAGAGTTTTATCCTTTGAAATGAGGTAAGATATTTCCTGTTTTCAAATGCTATAGAGAAAATAATGATTTGAAAGAACAGAATTCCATAATTACTTTCCCCAAAAATTCCAAATTCTGTAAAAGAATTGATAAGAACAGGGATAAGAATTCCGATCAGCATCAGTTTTTGTTTTTTTTTTGTGCAATAATAGCCTTTATGGTAAAGAATACCTGGCCAATAACAATCATAAGACCTACAAAACCTAGATTCATTAATACCTGCATAAAAGTATTGTGAGTCATTTTTCCCGGATAAGTGTGGGTGCTTTTAAAGAATTCTCCATAATCAATTCTCATAAAACCAAATCCGAATAATGGTTCTCTGGGTAATCCCTCAGTGATGAGAGCTTTCCAGAAAGGAAGTCTTCCGGTAAGGCTCATAATTTCCTCAAGTCTGTCTTTGTCTCCACCTTTTAAAATAACCTGATAGACCGCAAATGGAGCTACTGCCAGCACTGCCATAATAATGATGGCTTTGAGACCTTTTCTTTTAGTCTGATTGATATGAAAAAATATAATAATTAGTACACCTATTAACGAAGAACGGGAGCCGGTCATAAACAGAGCATAAAAAATGACAGCAATTTTTATGATGATCCAAAGCTTATTTTTTTTCCTGTACAAATCAAAGATCAGACATGCAATACCCACTCCTGCCAGCATTCCCAATTCGTTAGGATTCATAATGATTCCTCCTAGACGTGCTTCTTCACCACCGTTGGTAAGTCTGAAAAAAGTTTCGGGATCCACCCACATTCCCACAACAAATACTGTTTGTAAAATAAATACAACATTTCCCAGAAGGTTATACAGCCGGATAGGATGCCCTTCAAAATAAATATCCAGTGTTGTAAGGCTTTTGATAAAAAAATAAGCGAAGACAAAGCTTTGAAAAACCATCAGCCATTGCAGTGCACTAAATCCCGGATTGGTACTCCATGCAAAGGAAGCTAATCCCAATATAAGATAACCGAGATAAAAAACGGGAGAGAATATATTTTTATATCCAAGACTGGATGCTGCACCGTATCTGATAATGCGGTAGTAAATGAAAACCGATGAAAACATAACTCCCATTCTTCCTACTACTTTTATGATTCTGGTAATGATAATATTTTCGCTCCAGGTAAAGAATCCGGCAATCATCAGCAGAAGAATGATAAAAAGAAATAGGTTGGTGTTTTTTAGAAACTTCTGATGTCTGTTCTCTGTAGAAAGGTTAGATGTTTTCATAGAGTTCCGTATTTAATCGGTTTAAAATGATGTCCCAGTCAAATTCATACTTTACCATTTTAATGGCCTGACTTTCCATTTCGTGGAAGAGTTGTTTATCAAGCCATGTTTTATAGATCTGATGCATGGCGAGGGTTAGTTTTTGGGGGTCATTTGAGAAAAGACAATTCCGGCATTATATTTTTCAACTTGTTCGCCAATATTGGTATTGGTACTCACAATACAGGGTTTTCCGAAGCTGGCTGCTTCCAGTACGGCAGCAGGAAGTCCTTCGTTGCGGGAGGGATGGAGGAAAATATCCATCTGCTGAAGAATTTCATTTTTTTCTGCACCAAATTTGGGACCTAATAGTTGTATTTTATTCTGTAGCTTTTTAGTTCTGATGGTCTTTTCAAGCTGTTTGGCCTGGTTACTGCTGCCAGCTATCCAGAGTTCTGAATCGGGAACTTCTTTCTGAAAATTATCAAAAGCGTCGATCATCAGATCGAGTCCTTTAGTATAAATATCTAATCTTCCTAAAAAACCGAATGTTATTCTTGCATTATCATCTTTTTTGCGGGAATTTATGTTTTCAGGATCAAAACCGTAAGGAATGAGTACCGTTTTGTTATTTTCATACATATTCTGGAGTCCATAAGTTTCTGAGTTTCCAATACAGTGAATTCTGCCTGCATTTTCAAGAAGTTTTTTTTCAAAAAAATGGAAGTATATTTTTTCAGATAATGGCTTTTTTGCATGGCAATTGTGTTGTAGGCACCATGAGCTGTGATGAGAAACTTTCTCTTGTTGCCGGATAGAAAATTCCCTAATGAGGAATACAACGGAAGCCAGCCCCCATGAAGATGAAAGATAGTTTGGCTGTTTTTCTTCAGAATTTCTATTTTTAATTGCTCATTAAGGTGAAAAGGATTCATGCTTTTTTTGAAGAGTAATGTTTCAAAATTTCTTTCAGGATAATTTCTTTCCAAGGTGTCTGTAATACCCCATACGGATACTTTTATACCTGCAGCAGCCTGTTTGGAGGCAAGCTGATATACTACTTTATTCACTCCGTTCATTCGTTCAGGGTTAGCCTTTCCCAATATGATGTGTATTATTTCCATAATGAAGAATTGTTTTTACGAAGTTGTAGTTTCCAATACAGGATGAGGATGATCTGACTCATCATAAGTCCTGTAATAGCACCGTATAATGCGGTATATTTTAAAAGAAAATGAAATATAGTCAGAATAAATACCGTTGAAAAAATATAGCCGTAGAAGAATATTTTATTGAGTTCCGTTACTCTCACAGCAATCCGTACCGGATATCCCCAAAAGATCAGCAGATAAAGCAGAGACATTAGCTTAATTACATATCCGAAATGCTGGTATTGAGTACCCCCAAAAAGAATCATGATTTCCTCTGAAAAAATAAATATTAAAAGAAGAACAGGTCCTAAAATGAAAAAGCCATAACGTTTGATTGAGAATAAAAATTCTTTGGCTTCATTTGTATCTTTATGATAAAGACGGGCTGTTTTGGGAAGGAAAAAATTTTCCACAGTCTGTAGGATAACATTAAAAATACCAAAGAAAGACTGTGCCAGTCTTAAGGCGGCTAAAGCCTCTAACCCCAGATATAAACCTGAAATCAGTACAAGGAAATTTCCCGAAAACCATTGGAGTAAAGCTGAATACAAAAACCATTTTCCATTGCTTTTATAGTATTGCAGGTAGGGCTTATCCGAAATAGGAAATACTGCATTTTTTAAGAAGTACAAAATCCCTGGAAGTGAAGATAATAGATTACCCACTCCAATAATTAATAATACCTTTCCCAATGTGAGTGATGTACATATAATAAGAGGAAATACACATAAAAAGAGAAGATCAATACAAAGTACGGCAGGCAGTTCCTGTATAGCCAGCAATGATTTTCTAAAAAAATCCTGAATAAAATAACCAAGAATAAAAATAGCCGCTTCTCCATAATGTACTGCTAGGAATTCTAAATTTTCCATAGATAGCGAAGGTTTTGGAGGAAATTTTAAGAAAAGATAAATCAGGCTCAGCAGAATAATAAGAAACAATAAAAATCCGGCTGATACTTTACTGATAAAACCTAATGATTCACAGTGCGGGCTTTTGGATACCATGATTTGGTAAGGTTGTATGATGAGTGCGTTCCCTATATTCAGAATAAAATAAGATCCTATTAAAACATAAGAGTATATTCCAAATTCCTGTATACTCAGAGTTCTGGCCAGAAGAAAAGTGAGCAGGAAATTGCTTCCGCTATACAGGGCCTGATCTGTAAAGACCATGACACTGGATTTTCTTATGTTGACTAATGATTTCATTTGTTTTTCAATGAAGTGATACACTTTATCAGATATTTTATGATACTTGGGGTGTAGCCTGCTTTATTCAGTACAAACCATAGCTTTGGAAATTGATATTCTTCATTGAGTATCTCAACTTCCAATATTCTTTTTTCCGCAGTTTTTCTGCTATCCAGAATAAAAAGATTTTGATTGGCCAGGCTCATCAAAAGAAGAGCGAGTGTGTTTTTTTTAACTGCAACATTATTGATGATACATAATTCGTATCCTTGAGATGCTTCATGAATGAAGTGTTCAAGCTGTTTTCTGGGCTGAAAAAGAATTTCATTTCCGGAAAGATCAATGATATTATCAGACTGATAAGGAAAGTTTCCTGCAATATCAATAAGAATCACTTTTCGGTGTTGCTTTTCAAGAGCTTTCATCGTGTTTTCGATGAGAAAAAGGTGATCTTTTTCTTTATCATAGGAAGTCACAGTAATGGTATTATGATCTTTAAGAATACCTTTAAGCTCCATTTCAGTAATATTTTGCAAAAGGCGTGAAATATTTTCGCTTTCATTCTTGATGTAAGGGGTGGTAAATGCTATAGGAATGTTGCTGTTTTTTTCTATGGTATACACATCATTTACCTTTGCTTTTGCATAATGTACCAAATAAATAGCTGCAATGGATGTAATCATACCTATAATAGCTGCTACAATAATGATGATAGACCGTACAGGTGATACAGGACTTTTAGGAATTTCTCCGGGAGTAATTACTTTGTGGAAGGAAATTTTTGCAGATTTTGCTATTTCCGCATCAATGCGTTTCTCATTCAGGAAATTATAATTCTTTTCGTAGAGATTAAACTCCCTGTTCAATACATTGAGGATTCTTTCTTTCTCAGGCAGTCCTACAAAAGCCTGTTCTGCAACTCCGATATCTTTGTTGATATCTCTATATTTGATCTGTAAATTTTTAGCGGTATTTTTGATGCTTTCGGTCTGATAATCTGTAAGATCTTTCAGTTTGGCATCAATTATTTTTACTTTTTCATGTTCTGGAGTATAGGTAAGCAGTAATTCTTTTTTCTCAGCCTGTAAATTTTTCATATTCTTTACCATTTCTGTAGAAAGTAAGTCGTTGAATGCTTCAAAGTTTGGGGCCAGTTCAAGATAATTACTTTTCCCCTGAGAGATGTAATTGTTGAGATAATTAGCGGCATCCAGATTCATTTTTATATTGCTTTGTTGAATTTTCAGCTGGGAAATTTTTCTGAGATCTGTTTCTGTTTCCTGAGGAATATTAATGATATTGTTGTGATCTCTGTAATTCTGAATCTGGTTTTCTGTACTGGTAAGCTTAGCCCTTGCCTCTTTAATTTCATTTTTAAGGAAAACCGTGGTAGTATCTGCTGCTTTATATTTACTCTCGATATAATCCTGAATGTAGGTTTCAGCAAGGGTATTAACAAATAATTCTGCTTTTTCAGGTACATTACTTTTAAAATTGATTCTGATAACCGGTACATCTTTATCTACAGAAACAATGTCCAGATTTTTATTGGTTTTCTCCAGAAGTTTTTCATGACTTAGAAATTCAAATTCATATTCATCAATCATCTTGAGTCCCGGTTTAGAAAGAATGAAGTTTTTATTAAGAGTAATGAGTAATTTCCCTCCTGAAATAGTAATAGGTTCACCAAAATTTCCTTCTACAGCAGTTTCTTTTCCAGGAAGAGTAAGTTGAAATCTGTTATGTGAAAGAATTTTCAGGGAGAATTTTTTATCATAATTTTTATCTGAACTGAAGGTACCTTCTACAAAAAAGGGAGTGTTTTTGAACAATTCTGCTGAATGCAGATCTCCTTTTCTGTAAATCTCTGTGGAAAACGGAAGTTTTGAAAGTGTTTTCTCAATAAGTGATGAGGATTTGAGAACTTCAATTTCTGTATTGATTTTATTGGCAGACGCAAAAACGTCGAAATCTTTAAATAAATTGGCGCTTGGAACTCCTTCCTGAGTATCTGCAAGTTTAAGCATGGCTGTACTCTCATAAATAGGAGTAACATATCCAAGATATTTTTTCGCTGCCAATATAGACAGTACTATAGCCAGAATAATAAAGGGAAGCCCTCTATACAGTGGTCTTATAAATCTAATGTTCTCGTTCATTTTTTTAGTTTTTAAAGAAGTCCTATCAGAAGTGTAGCGGCTGTAGCAAAAGGAATAATCGTAGAAATACGTTTATCAAAGTCTTTACTTTTCTTAGAAGGTACAATCACAAAGTCTCCGGGATGAAGCTGGGTATTCTGATAACTGAAGTCTCCGGGAGTGGTCATATCTATATTGGTAACTCTTACATTTTCTCCTTCCTGGCGGAGAATCTTTACCGATTTCAGATTGGCATAAGATTCAAATCCGCCTGATTCAGATATAATTTCCATCAGGGTGTTCTGATCTTTATCTACATGTATTACGGCAGGGCTTTTAACCTCCCCCAGCACTGTAATTTCTTTGTTCACAACCTTTATATCAACAATAGGAGTTACCAGCCATCTTTTTAGTTTATCCTTTATTTCCTCTTTCAGCTCAGGGATTGTTTTTCCTACAACATAAGTGGTTCCTAATCTTGGTAATTCTATATTTCCGTTTTTATCTACCAGAAGCCATTTTCCATATACCTCATTGGAGTTATAAATGCCATATACAGAGCCTACACTCAGGTCGTCCTGACCCCAGACAGAAAGCGTAATTTTATCATCTTTTCTGATCTGATACTGGTAAGTATCCTGATACTTAAAGTCTGCTTTATTTTCAGTAGGTTTCTTTTCTTCAAAAAGGTTTTGTGTCTTGCATGAAGAAAGCAATAAGAGCAGGAAAAGTAAAATAACCGGGTGGATGTTGATTCTGGTTTTCATAGTTTATTTTTTTAAAAAAACATAGAAAAGAGACGGAAGATGCCATTGTTTCTGTTGCCTTTATCAATTTCTTCCTGTATCTTTAGAATTCTGTTGATTGTACTCTGCATTTTCTGACATACAGTGTTATCTTTGACCAGATAATCAAAAGCTCCGTATTTCAAAGCGTCTACTGCAATATTGATTTCCTTTTGTCCGGAAACCATAATGACATAAATATTAGGATTATATCTTTTAATTTTTTTAAGGGTTTCAAAACCGTTCATGTCATCCATACTATGATCCAGAAAGATGATATCAGGCTTAAGATCAAGACTATTCAGACATTCGTCTCCCGTACCGAAGTAGAGAATGTCAGTATAATTAAGGTTTTTGAGATACTGCTCATAAGCATTTGCACAGAACAGATCATCGTCTACAATAAAGAATTTTAATTGATTAGGATTCATTGTGTATATTTTTTAAAAATAAAATCATATACAATGCCTTGGTTTAATTATTTGATTGTCAATTACTTGTGCTTTTGTCATTTCCATTTTATGGAAAATAAGCTGATTTTTGGAAAAAAATATGGAGAATAAAATCAACAAAAAAGCCTCATGTTTTCATTACACGAGGCTTCTGTTTTGGGGAATAATCTATTATTCATTTGCTTTTAAGAGCTTTATTACTTCATAAAGAGTTTTTTCTATTGTGTCAGAAAGGTGTTGTATTTCTAAAAGTAATTCTGAGGTTTGCTCCTCCTCTTTTGCTTTTATTTCGAGTGTTCTGATATCTTCAACGATGGAATGAATGCCCATAGCTTCTACACCAGGTCTTATTTTATGCATCAATTTAGCCATTTCATGATAATTTTGCGATTGAAAGCAGGTACGCATCTGTACAATGGCACTTTCGGTCTGACTAATGAATATGGAAATCATTTTTTTTACAAATTCCTCGTCACCTCTGCTTAACGTACGAATGCCACCAAGATCATAAAGATGAGAATCTGAAGTTTCCGTAGTTTTATTTTTATAGCCCGATGCTTTTGAAAGCTTAGTATACTTATAAAGCACTTCCAGGAGTATTTCTTCCGAAAACGGTTTGGTAACATAGTCATTCATGCCTGCTGATTTACATTTTTCAATTTCTGTTTTGAACGCATTGGCTGTAAGGGCAATAATGGGTGTGGTTAAGAGGTATTTTTTTCTAAGGATTTGAGTAGTTTCTATTCCATCAAGTTCCGGCATCTGAATATCCATCAGAATAATATCAAACTTTTCTTTCTTTAAGATCTGTATTGCCTGCTTACCGTTTTCAGCTTCCGTTACATTACATTCAAAATTCTGAAGTGTATTTTGGGCTACTACCCTGTTCATCTCATTATCTTCTACGAGCAGAACTTTAATCCCGGCAACAGAAGT of the Chryseobacterium capnotolerans genome contains:
- a CDS encoding O-antigen ligase family protein — its product is MKTSNLSTENRHQKFLKNTNLFLFIILLLMIAGFFTWSENIIITRIIKVVGRMGVMFSSVFIYYRIIRYGAASSLGYKNIFSPVFYLGYLILGLASFAWSTNPGFSALQWLMVFQSFVFAYFFIKSLTTLDIYFEGHPIRLYNLLGNVVFILQTVFVVGMWVDPETFFRLTNGGEEARLGGIIMNPNELGMLAGVGIACLIFDLYRKKNKLWIIIKIAVIFYALFMTGSRSSLIGVLIIIFFHINQTKRKGLKAIIIMAVLAVAPFAVYQVILKGGDKDRLEEIMSLTGRLPFWKALITEGLPREPLFGFGFMRIDYGEFFKSTHTYPGKMTHNTFMQVLMNLGFVGLMIVIGQVFFTIKAIIAQKKNKN
- a CDS encoding glycosyltransferase family 4 protein, producing the protein MHCIGNSETYGLQNMYENNKTVLIPYGFDPENINSRKKDDNARITFGFLGRLDIYTKGLDLMIDAFDNFQKEVPDSELWIAGSSNQAKQLEKTIRTKKLQNKIQLLGPKFGAEKNEILQQMDIFLHPSRNEGLPAAVLEAASFGKPCIVSTNTNIGEQVEKYNAGIVFSQMTPKN
- a CDS encoding glycosyltransferase family 4 protein → MEIIHIILGKANPERMNGVNKVVYQLASKQAAAGIKVSVWGITDTLERNYPERNFETLLFKKSMNPFHLNEQLKIEILKKNSQTIFHLHGGWLPLYSSLGNFLSGNKRKFLITAHGAYNTIAMQKSHYLKKYTSIFLKKNFLKMQAEFTVLETQKLMDSRICMKITKRYSFLTVLILKT
- a CDS encoding lipopolysaccharide biosynthesis protein, with protein sequence MKSLVNIRKSSVMVFTDQALYSGSNFLLTFLLARTLSIQEFGIYSYVLIGSYFILNIGNALIIQPYQIMVSKSPHCESLGFISKVSAGFLLFLIILLSLIYLFLKFPPKPSLSMENLEFLAVHYGEAAIFILGYFIQDFFRKSLLAIQELPAVLCIDLLFLCVFPLIICTSLTLGKVLLIIGVGNLLSSLPGILYFLKNAVFPISDKPYLQYYKSNGKWFLYSALLQWFSGNFLVLISGLYLGLEALAALRLAQSFFGIFNVILQTVENFFLPKTARLYHKDTNEAKEFLFSIKRYGFFILGPVLLLIFIFSEEIMILFGGTQYQHFGYVIKLMSLLYLLIFWGYPVRIAVRVTELNKIFFYGYIFSTVFILTIFHFLLKYTALYGAITGLMMSQIILILYWKLQLRKNNSSLWK
- a CDS encoding GumC family protein, which translates into the protein MNENIRFIRPLYRGLPFIILAIVLSILAAKKYLGYVTPIYESTAMLKLADTQEGVPSANLFKDFDVFASANKINTEIEVLKSSSLIEKTLSKLPFSTEIYRKGDLHSAELFKNTPFFVEGTFSSDKNYDKKFSLKILSHNRFQLTLPGKETAVEGNFGEPITISGGKLLITLNKNFILSKPGLKMIDEYEFEFLSHEKLLEKTNKNLDIVSVDKDVPVIRINFKSNVPEKAELFVNTLAETYIQDYIESKYKAADTTTVFLKNEIKEARAKLTSTENQIQNYRDHNNIINIPQETETDLRKISQLKIQQSNIKMNLDAANYLNNYISQGKSNYLELAPNFEAFNDLLSTEMVKNMKNLQAEKKELLLTYTPEHEKVKIIDAKLKDLTDYQTESIKNTAKNLQIKYRDINKDIGVAEQAFVGLPEKERILNVLNREFNLYEKNYNFLNEKRIDAEIAKSAKISFHKVITPGEIPKSPVSPVRSIIIIVAAIIGMITSIAAIYLVHYAKAKVNDVYTIEKNSNIPIAFTTPYIKNESENISRLLQNITEMELKGILKDHNTITVTSYDKEKDHLFLIENTMKALEKQHRKVILIDIAGNFPYQSDNIIDLSGNEILFQPRKQLEHFIHEASQGYELCIINNVAVKKNTLALLLMSLANQNLFILDSRKTAEKRILEVEILNEEYQFPKLWFVLNKAGYTPSIIKYLIKCITSLKNK
- a CDS encoding polysaccharide biosynthesis/export family protein, translating into MKTRINIHPVILLFLLLLLSSCKTQNLFEEKKPTENKADFKYQDTYQYQIRKDDKITLSVWGQDDLSVGSVYGIYNSNEVYGKWLLVDKNGNIELPRLGTTYVVGKTIPELKEEIKDKLKRWLVTPIVDIKVVNKEITVLGEVKSPAVIHVDKDQNTLMEIISESGGFESYANLKSVKILRQEGENVRVTNIDMTTPGDFSYQNTQLHPGDFVIVPSKKSKDFDKRISTIIPFATAATLLIGLL
- a CDS encoding response regulator, with protein sequence MNPNQLKFFIVDDDLFCANAYEQYLKNLNYTDILYFGTGDECLNSLDLKPDIIFLDHSMDDMNGFETLKKIKRYNPNIYVIMVSGQKEINIAVDALKYGAFDYLVKDNTVCQKMQSTINRILKIQEEIDKGNRNNGIFRLFSMFF
- a CDS encoding response regulator, whose product is MNRVVAQNTLQNFECNVTEAENGKQAIQILKKEKFDIILMDIQMPELDGIETTQILRKKYLLTTPIIALTANAFKTEIEKCKSAGMNDYVTKPFSEEILLEVLYKYTKLSKASGYKNKTTETSDSHLYDLGGIRTLSRGDEEFVKKMISIFISQTESAIVQMRTCFQSQNYHEMAKLMHKIRPGVEAMGIHSIVEDIRTLEIKAKEEEQTSELLLEIQHLSDTIEKTLYEVIKLLKANE